The window CGACGATGATCAGCAAAATCCGCGTCCAATTGATATTCTTCTTCTTGGCCGCGGCTCCCTTGGTCGATTGATGCGACCGTGTGGCGGGTGTGCGGCGCTTCGGTTGCGACTTGCCCATACTGTTCTTCTTCTCCGAGTCATTGATTTCAGCTCGCGTTGCCCCCATCGAGGGGCCACGCCGGCTGTGCAACGCCGAAGTATAGCAAAAACAGCCTCGCCCGCCCACGGCCCGCGCCTCTCCCGCGTGATTCCTAACCCGATTCTATAGCGATCAAAAGAGGAACGCGCCGCTCATAGAGCGGCGCGCCGGACGCGGTTGAGCCTGGAATGTCGCGTCCTGCCCCTTTTTTGGTTATGATTGTTGCCTGATTAATGCGACCGGCCTGGGATGAATCGGGCCGCGCAATACACGATCTAACGTATGAATGGCATCCTATCCGGCACGGCTCTTGTTCTCGTCTATGGCGGCGTCGGCCTCATCGGTTTGGCGCTCATCAGCGGGGCCATCTTCTCGCTCCTGCGCAGCTTCACGCCCGGCCGCCAGACGCGACCCCAGGGGGCCACTCACCCCCTCTTCTCGCGCGCCGTAACCTACTCGCTGGGCCTCAGCGCGGCCGTCTTCGGCGTGGCCGGTCTGGTGGCCCATCTCCTCTTCCACGCCGCGCCGGACACCGGCATCCTGATCGCGCTGGCGCTGGGTCTGGTCGCGGGCTTCATCGCCCTGGCCATCCTCGTCTATTTGCCGGCGCGCGGCCGGGTCGAAGAGGAATTGATCGACTTCGACGCCGCCGGCCGCCGGGCCGAGGTCGTCATCACCATCCCGGTCAACGGCCTGGGGGAAGTGGTGCTGCGCCAGGGGGCGGAGCGCGTCAAGCTGGGGGCGCGTTCGGCCACCGGCCGGCCCATCCCCAGCGGCACGACGGTCGTCATCGAGCGCGTCACCAAGCGGGTGGCCGTCGTCAGTCCATTGCCATGATGCGCCGCCGTTTTCTAGCCTGGCTCGAAGCGCGGCCCATCTGGCTGACCATCGCTATCTCATTTGGGTTGCTACTGGTCGTCTGGCAGTTGCTGGTGGTCTGGGGCGATCTGCCGCCGTTCATCCTGCCCGGCCCGGTCGCCGTGGTGGCCGCGCTGATCGATCTGATCGCCGACGGCCGCCTGTTGCGCCATGCGCTGGTCACGCTGAGCGAGGTCATCCCCGGGTTGGCGCTGGGCGCGGGCGTGGCCTTGCCGCTGGCCTATCTGCTGACCAAATCGCCGCTGGCCGAGCGGCTCATCTCGCCCTATCTCATCGCCTCGCAGGCCATCCCCATCATCGCCGTCGCCCCACTGCTGACCATCTGGATTCAATCGTGGTACTGGTCGCGGGTATTGGTGGCGGCGCTGGTCGTCTTTTTCCCCATCCTGATCAACTCCATCGCCGGGCTGCGCTCCGTGCCCCGCGAGTTCTACGACCTGATGCGCTCGCTGCGGGCCGGTAAAGGTCAGGTCTTCCGCAAGCTGGAGTTGCCGGCGGCGCTGCCCACGGTGCTGGCCGGGCTGAAGGTGGGGGCCACGCTGGCCGTCATCGGCGCGCTGGTGGGCGAATTCGTCCAGCCCAAGAGCCAGGGGCTGGGCTTTTTGCTGGTCACGGCCCGCTACCAGTTCAAGACCGATGAGGTCTTTGCCGTGCTGCTGACGCTGGGGGTCATGGCATTGGGGTTGTACGGGTTGGTGGCGCTGGCCGAGCGGCGGCTGTTGCGCTGGCGGCGGTTTGGGCATAGTGGGGCGAAGTGATCATTGCCTTAGGTGCAACGCACTTCAGAAAGTGCGTCGCACCTGACGATAAAACGGCTACAATAGGGATAATCACCAAGAGGCAAGCCTATGATCGATGAAACCGCCGTCGAAGCCGTCGTCACCGCCATCAAACAGTCGAAGAAATACCGCGACACCAGCGAGGAGACCATCCGCCTGCTGGCCGTCGAGGCCGTTGTGGAGCACAAGAAGGCCAAGCCGGCCGAGAAAGCCGTTCGCAGGCGGCTGCACAGCATCATGGCCCCCTACCTGGGCGATCCCGACTATAATGCCGCCGCCCAACTGCTGACCGACGTCTTTGTCGGCGGCGATCCGGCGACCATCCGCGCCGCCTGCCGCGACCTGATGTACGCCCATCTCTCCACCCGCGAGCGGCTGCCGCTGTTGGACACATTCTACCGCGACATTTTCGCCGTCACCGGCCCGCCGCGCCGCCTGCTCGATCTGGCCTGCGGTCTCAACCCGCTGGCCTTCCCGTGGATGGATCTGCCCGCAACCGGCACCGACTTCATCGCCTACGACATCCACGAGCCGCGCATCGATTTTCTCAATCACTACTTCATCCTGCAGGGGTTGCCGCCGCTGGCCTTCCTGAAGGATCTGGCCGCCGAGCCGCCGGTTGAGAGCGGCGACGTGGCCCTGTTCCTGAAGGAAATGCCCCGCTTCGAGCGCAACTACCCCGGCCACGGCCGCGCCCTGCTGGAAGCGCTCGACGTGCGCTGGCTGGTCGTTTCTTTCCCGACCATCAGCACCCACGGCGGCCGGAATCTGACCAACCGCTACCGCGAGTTCTTCCACGAGATCGTCGATGGCACGGGCTGGCCGGTGACGGAACTGCTGTTTGACACCGAGCTTGTCTTTTGCGCTGAAAAGACCACCGACCACCGACCACCGACCGCTGAAGGAAAATAACCCAACCCATATCTGTCCACGGCCCGCGGTCTGTGGTCTGTGGTCTGTCGTCCACCGTCTCCGCCACATGCACCGCTTCTTTATCCTACCCAGCCAAATCGGCCACCAGACCGTACGTTTCGACGCCGACCAGGCCCACCAGATGCGGCGCGTGTTGCGGCTGCGGCCGGGCGACCGCGTGCTGGCCCTCGACGGCCGCGGCCGGCAGTATGAGGTCGTCCTGGAGGAAGTCAGCAATGCCCGCGCCACCGGCCGGGTGGCGACCCAGAGCGAAGCCGGGGGCGAGCCAGGCGCGCGCCTGACGCTGTTCCAGAGCCTGCTGCCGCGCGACAAGTTCGAGTGGGTGCTGCAAAAAGGGACCGAGGTCGGCGTCAGCACTTTCGCGCCGGTCATCACTCGCCGCTCGCTGGTGCGCGGCGACGACGTGACGGCGGAGAAGATGACCCGCTGGGAGCGCATCATCCGCGAGGCGGCCGAGCAATGCGGCCGGGGTCTATTGCCCCGCCTGCTGCCCCCTGCCCCCTTTAGCGCGGCCATTGTCGCCGCCGCCGCCCTCGACCGGGCCGTCATCGCCTGGGAAGGGGAATCGCGGCGCGCGCTGGGCGAGGCCCTGTCCCAATCCGGCGAGCGGCCGGAAGTGGGGTTGTTCATCGGGCCGGAGGGCGGCTTTGAGATGGAGGAGATCGAGGAAGCGGCGGCGCAGGGCATCGTCGCGGTCACGTTGGGGCGGCGTATCCTGCGCACCGAGACGGCGGCCGTCGTCGGTGCGGCGCTACTGCTCTACGAATTGGGTGAGTTATGAGGGCCGATGGACGATAGGGACGTGCGACGCATCGCCGACGATCTGCGGGGCGTGGCCGCCTTTGGCCTCAACTTCGCCCGCGCCGGCTCCCACGAGGCCGAGCGCTGGCAGATGGTGCTGGCCGCCGCCGCGCGGCTGGCGGCCCTCGGCGGCGATAGTCCCCCGGCCGCAGAGCTGTTGGCCCATTACCGGGCCAACCATTTCGACATCGGCCCGCTGGCCAGTGGCGAGGCGGTGGTCGTGCGCGATGGCCGCCTGCTGCTCATTCGCCGCGCCGACGACGGGCTATGGGCGCTGCCCGGCGGCATCACCGACCCCGGCGAAACCCCGGCCCAGACGGCGCGCCGCGAGCTATGGGAGGAGGCGGGCATCGACGGCCGGGTGACGCAACTATTGGGCATCTTCGACTCGCGTCTGTGGCACAGCGACAAGAAGATCCACTTCTACCACGTCGTCTTCCGGCTGGAGGCCGACGACCCGGAGCCGCGCCTCTCGTCCGAGGCCACGGCCGCGGCCTACTTCGCCGCCGACGAATTGCCGCCGCTCTCGCCCGGCCACCATCTGCGCGCGCCGTTTGTCCTGCGTCAATTGCGTGGCGACGCGACTATCCCTTACTTTGATCCCCCTTGAGAATTACGAAACCGCTGTCTGCTCTTGAAGATTTAGCCACGGATGGCACACGAATTCAGCACGGATAAAAACGGATCAACCACCTCTTATCCGTGTTCATCCGCGTTTATCCGTGTCATCCGTGTTCTATTCATTACTCGGCAATAGCAGCCCTCTGATCCACGCCGCATCCTCGACCGCAAATGCCGGCGGCGGGGGAGGCTGGGAATAGTCAACGGCCAGGTCGTAGCGGCCCCGGTCATAGACGCCATGCAACAGATCGTTTAACGGCAGTTGTGGCTCCGGCTCTCCGGCCCGCAGTGGAATGGGAATAGCCGGTAATGGGTCACGAATGGTGAACAGGTAGGCTTCGGCCAGCGGGCGCTGCGTGGCCCGGCTGATCACGATGCGATAGGCGGCTTGCTCCAACCGGGCGCGGTCAGCCTGTTGGGCGTCAATGGCAAACGGTCGGCCAATTCGCAGCAAGTCGATCTCCACCAGATTGGTGCGGCTGCCCAGCACGGCGGCCCGCTTTTCCTCATACTGCCGCCGGCCTTGCGCCGAAAGCTTGTTTCCCGGCGACAATAGCTCCAGGACGGTGATCACTTCGCCTGAAGTCACGTCGCGAATCTCCAGGTAGCGCTCGACAACTTCCTCAGGCGCGGGCAGTTGAACAATGATCGGCCCCGCGCCAACCGGCTCAAGGCGATAGGCGACATTGGACTCTCGCAACTGGCGACCGGAGATGAGCATCACATCCGGCTTGCCGACCAATTGACCGGTATCGGTCGCCATGACGGCCATGTAGACCCGGCGCTCGATGGCGACCCGGTAGCGCGGCTGCACCAGCGGCGTGAGGAATTGTTGTATGCCGACCAGGAGCGCCGTGTGGATCTCTTCCCAGAGGCCGGGCCGCTCCAGATAAGGATCCATTCCCGGAAATAGTGTTGGCATTGGATCATCCTTGCGCTATAAACGGCAGTTTTATTATCGCTACCATTATAAACGGAATCGAATCGAATTTGGAACAAGATAATGATTGACGGCCATACCCAACTCCTGGGCCTCCTCGGCTGGCCGGTGGGCCATAGCTTCAGCCCGGCCATGCACAACGCCGCCATCGCCGCCCTGGGGCTGAACATGGTTTACCTGCCGCTGCCCGTATCGCCGGAGCGGCTGCCCGACGCGCTGCACGGGCTGGCGGCCATGGGCTTTCGTGGCGTCAACGTCACCGTGCCCCACAAAGAGGCCGTGCTGCCCCACCTGAGCGCCGTCTTCCCGGCGGCGCGGGTCATCGGCGCGGTCAATACCATCGTCATCGGCGATGGCGGGTTGACCGGCTTCAATACCGACTGGTCGGGCTTCCTGGGCGACCTGGAGAGCTACCGGCTGGCCCTCTACGGCCGCGATTGTCTGGTGCTGGGGGCGGGTGGCTCGGCGCGGGCCGTCGTCTATGCCCTGTTGCGGCGCGGCGGCCGGGTGGCCGTGCTGGCCCGC is drawn from Candidatus Promineifilum breve and contains these coding sequences:
- a CDS encoding ABC transporter permease, with the protein product MMRRRFLAWLEARPIWLTIAISFGLLLVVWQLLVVWGDLPPFILPGPVAVVAALIDLIADGRLLRHALVTLSEVIPGLALGAGVALPLAYLLTKSPLAERLISPYLIASQAIPIIAVAPLLTIWIQSWYWSRVLVAALVVFFPILINSIAGLRSVPREFYDLMRSLRAGKGQVFRKLELPAALPTVLAGLKVGATLAVIGALVGEFVQPKSQGLGFLLVTARYQFKTDEVFAVLLTLGVMALGLYGLVALAERRLLRWRRFGHSGAK
- a CDS encoding class I SAM-dependent methyltransferase, with product MIDETAVEAVVTAIKQSKKYRDTSEETIRLLAVEAVVEHKKAKPAEKAVRRRLHSIMAPYLGDPDYNAAAQLLTDVFVGGDPATIRAACRDLMYAHLSTRERLPLLDTFYRDIFAVTGPPRRLLDLACGLNPLAFPWMDLPATGTDFIAYDIHEPRIDFLNHYFILQGLPPLAFLKDLAAEPPVESGDVALFLKEMPRFERNYPGHGRALLEALDVRWLVVSFPTISTHGGRNLTNRYREFFHEIVDGTGWPVTELLFDTELVFCAEKTTDHRPPTAEGK
- a CDS encoding RsmE family RNA methyltransferase yields the protein MHRFFILPSQIGHQTVRFDADQAHQMRRVLRLRPGDRVLALDGRGRQYEVVLEEVSNARATGRVATQSEAGGEPGARLTLFQSLLPRDKFEWVLQKGTEVGVSTFAPVITRRSLVRGDDVTAEKMTRWERIIREAAEQCGRGLLPRLLPPAPFSAAIVAAAALDRAVIAWEGESRRALGEALSQSGERPEVGLFIGPEGGFEMEEIEEAAAQGIVAVTLGRRILRTETAAVVGAALLLYELGEL
- a CDS encoding NUDIX domain-containing protein — protein: MDDRDVRRIADDLRGVAAFGLNFARAGSHEAERWQMVLAAAARLAALGGDSPPAAELLAHYRANHFDIGPLASGEAVVVRDGRLLLIRRADDGLWALPGGITDPGETPAQTARRELWEEAGIDGRVTQLLGIFDSRLWHSDKKIHFYHVVFRLEADDPEPRLSSEATAAAYFAADELPPLSPGHHLRAPFVLRQLRGDATIPYFDPP
- a CDS encoding DUF4058 family protein translates to MPTLFPGMDPYLERPGLWEEIHTALLVGIQQFLTPLVQPRYRVAIERRVYMAVMATDTGQLVGKPDVMLISGRQLRESNVAYRLEPVGAGPIIVQLPAPEEVVERYLEIRDVTSGEVITVLELLSPGNKLSAQGRRQYEEKRAAVLGSRTNLVEIDLLRIGRPFAIDAQQADRARLEQAAYRIVISRATQRPLAEAYLFTIRDPLPAIPIPLRAGEPEPQLPLNDLLHGVYDRGRYDLAVDYSQPPPPPAFAVEDAAWIRGLLLPSNE
- the aroE gene encoding shikimate dehydrogenase, encoding MIDGHTQLLGLLGWPVGHSFSPAMHNAAIAALGLNMVYLPLPVSPERLPDALHGLAAMGFRGVNVTVPHKEAVLPHLSAVFPAARVIGAVNTIVIGDGGLTGFNTDWSGFLGDLESYRLALYGRDCLVLGAGGSARAVVYALLRRGGRVAVLARRPEQAERLAAELGAAFPAASTVLSGDLAEVGRVAASLDEPVIINTTPLGLSGANSAASPWPDDAPFPRGAFVYDLVYNPRQTQLMDQAGAAGIRAANGLGMLVRQAAEAFEIMTARRPDPDVMRRVVDSG